Proteins from a single region of Blastocatellia bacterium:
- a CDS encoding response regulator translates to MRQRSWTFDVSRCLDASGRLLPPDRIELGLLIDTTKILRLQIQLSIITHMEASVYLYDEDFPLPLVHDALPLLVQSPLCRELNKLEDRATGLPRCVIDTWQASLKAMKELRPVSADCVGGRKTLWSCPIILTFEGRRYPKASLTVAAYPILNFYGCAELERLFPEGNPALGTRYQQAFDLALDGEKLQGVRDLVQILAESFSEEITARYEYAHRYVLAGGAASVTSEPRPDLRHLVETISQIAHDINNRLTSINLYAQILNHSLSENEEVAENLGLIRTEARQAIETVRELAQSARTLVDTVAASSSPTAPVTEPTVEEMERKRILVVDDEKAVAELIRRILQSHNYIVDTTLDGEAAIGLIEANRYDLIVADLKMPGVGGMELFQHFSRVDPEIARRIVFLSGDVISPHTLTFLRDTQSLYLTKPCTIEELLGFVKTALQRSATR, encoded by the coding sequence ATGCGCCAGCGATCCTGGACATTCGATGTGTCGCGCTGTCTCGATGCCTCCGGTCGGCTCCTGCCGCCGGACCGGATCGAACTGGGACTGCTCATAGATACGACGAAGATCCTCCGCCTGCAAATTCAATTGAGCATCATCACCCACATGGAGGCGTCGGTTTATCTCTACGATGAGGATTTCCCCCTGCCGCTGGTTCACGATGCGCTGCCGTTGCTGGTGCAATCGCCGCTCTGCCGCGAACTCAACAAGCTGGAGGATAGAGCGACCGGCCTGCCCCGCTGCGTCATTGATACCTGGCAGGCATCGCTCAAGGCGATGAAAGAGCTGCGCCCGGTGAGCGCCGATTGCGTCGGCGGGCGCAAGACGCTCTGGAGCTGCCCGATCATCCTCACTTTCGAGGGCCGCCGCTATCCCAAAGCGAGCTTGACCGTCGCCGCGTATCCCATCCTCAACTTCTATGGCTGCGCCGAACTGGAAAGACTCTTTCCCGAAGGAAATCCCGCGCTGGGGACACGCTACCAGCAGGCATTCGATCTCGCTCTGGACGGCGAGAAACTTCAGGGCGTGCGCGACCTCGTTCAGATTCTGGCCGAGTCCTTCTCCGAAGAAATCACCGCCCGCTACGAGTACGCGCATCGGTACGTCCTCGCCGGCGGCGCCGCATCGGTCACGTCCGAGCCGCGTCCCGATCTGCGTCATCTTGTGGAAACGATCTCCCAGATCGCGCACGACATCAATAATCGGCTGACGAGCATCAATCTCTATGCCCAGATCCTGAACCACTCTCTGAGCGAAAACGAGGAGGTGGCGGAGAATCTGGGACTCATCCGAACCGAAGCGCGACAGGCCATCGAGACGGTTCGCGAGCTGGCCCAATCGGCCCGAACTCTCGTTGATACGGTCGCCGCTTCATCGTCACCGACGGCTCCCGTCACGGAACCGACAGTGGAGGAGATGGAACGGAAACGCATCCTCGTGGTGGACGATGAAAAAGCCGTTGCCGAACTCATCCGGCGTATTCTCCAGTCGCACAACTACATCGTGGATACGACGCTCGACGGGGAAGCCGCCATCGGCTTGATCGAAGCCAATCGCTATGATCTCATCGTGGCGGATTTGAAGATGCCGGGCGTGGGCGGCATGGAACTCTTTCAACACTTCAGTCGGGTGGATCCGGAGATAGCCCGACGAATCGTTTTTCTGAGCGGGGATGTCATCAGCCCCCACACGCTCACCTTCTTGCGCGACACGCAAAGCCTCTATCTGACGAAGCCCTGCACCATCGAAGAGCTTCTCGGCTTCGTCAAAACGGCGCTCCAACGCAGCGCCACGCGGTGA
- a CDS encoding membrane dipeptidase: protein MSQKNYNGYRSYQYLEPGVDYKPFRLAREIGRVESLTVEVSPAEEERVQRLLDTALIVSLHDHPFVTPEDVTEIFDYRRQGRDWTGYQGLAVSHIDVIFDNFMDGTALITSNAGWKWTDIIHDLGMRLSDLAHQKMVYRAETVADLLAAKETGRIALVPALEAATPIENEIDRVDVLYGLGVRMMGITYSEANALGSGLRERTDAGLTEFGRRVVRRMNKLGMAIDIAHCGDQTSLDTIAESQKPVFISHAGARALWPTARMKPDEVLRACAAKGGIIGIEAAPHTTLTRNHPRHSIESVMEHFEYIVNLVGIDHVAFGPDTLFGDHVALHRVFAEHLSIRTVHGSVPFPEVPYVAGLENPSETFPNIVRWLVRHGYSDDEITKVLGGNVIRVLREVWWS, encoded by the coding sequence ATGAGCCAGAAGAACTACAACGGCTACAGATCCTACCAGTATCTCGAACCGGGTGTGGATTACAAGCCCTTTCGCCTGGCCCGTGAGATCGGGCGCGTCGAGTCGTTGACCGTCGAGGTGAGTCCGGCGGAAGAGGAGCGCGTCCAGCGACTGCTGGATACGGCTCTAATCGTCTCGCTGCATGACCATCCGTTCGTCACTCCGGAGGACGTGACCGAGATCTTCGACTATCGCCGTCAGGGACGCGATTGGACCGGCTACCAGGGACTCGCCGTCTCCCACATTGATGTCATCTTCGACAACTTCATGGACGGGACGGCGCTCATCACCAGTAATGCCGGGTGGAAATGGACCGACATCATTCACGATCTGGGAATGCGGTTGAGCGATCTGGCTCACCAGAAGATGGTCTATCGCGCCGAAACGGTGGCGGATCTGCTGGCCGCCAAAGAAACGGGGCGCATTGCTCTGGTGCCGGCGCTCGAAGCGGCGACGCCGATTGAGAACGAGATTGATCGGGTGGACGTCCTCTATGGCCTCGGTGTGCGCATGATGGGCATTACTTATAGTGAGGCGAACGCGCTCGGCTCGGGCCTCAGAGAGCGCACCGATGCCGGCCTGACGGAATTCGGGCGCCGCGTCGTGCGTCGCATGAACAAACTGGGCATGGCCATTGATATTGCTCACTGCGGCGATCAGACCTCGCTCGATACCATTGCCGAAAGCCAGAAGCCGGTGTTCATCTCCCACGCGGGAGCACGGGCCTTGTGGCCGACGGCCCGCATGAAACCCGATGAGGTTCTCCGCGCCTGCGCCGCCAAAGGAGGAATCATCGGGATCGAGGCCGCTCCTCATACGACATTGACCCGGAATCACCCTCGCCACTCCATCGAGTCGGTGATGGAACACTTCGAGTATATCGTGAATCTCGTCGGCATTGATCACGTCGCCTTCGGCCCGGACACCCTGTTTGGCGATCACGTCGCCTTACATCGCGTCTTCGCTGAGCATCTCTCGATTCGAACGGTTCATGGGAGCGTCCCCTTCCCCGAAGTCCCTTACGTTGCCGGCCTGGAGAATCCGTCCGAGACGTTCCCCAATATCGTTCGCTGGCTCGTGCGTCACGGGTACTCCGATGATGAGATCACCAAGGTTCTGGGGGGGAATGTCATTCGCGTCCTGCGGGAGGTCTGGTGGTCGTGA
- a CDS encoding FHA domain-containing protein yields the protein MSRGWLKKLKGFLADLDREYVGTADESPSRWDEFLHQIAAEIERVMREEMLSPPNEPVYVPPGYVVFLSREDDAALRGEKRIGFVRGLQNLTAMRAREITRGRHHTESFAIQIRVDGSLPPGQFSVTPIWHRDEQKTTLLGPAPPGGQTTPLEMKPQDEETRVIAPYRLVVEVSTREGGEKTVRAFSLPVVTIGRGGTTVAVDLELPGDLEISRRHARLQRQAANRWMLVVEGRNPLTLNGREMEAGEEAAIAPGDEIGIGRYCVRVIELT from the coding sequence ATGAGTCGAGGGTGGTTGAAAAAACTGAAGGGATTTCTCGCCGATCTGGACAGGGAATATGTCGGGACGGCCGACGAATCGCCGTCGCGCTGGGATGAATTTCTTCACCAAATCGCCGCCGAGATCGAACGGGTGATGCGGGAGGAGATGCTCTCGCCTCCCAACGAGCCGGTGTACGTTCCTCCGGGATATGTCGTCTTCCTCAGCCGAGAGGATGATGCGGCGCTGCGCGGTGAGAAGCGGATCGGTTTCGTGCGCGGATTGCAGAATCTGACGGCGATGCGCGCGCGCGAGATCACCCGCGGCCGTCACCATACCGAATCGTTCGCCATCCAGATCCGGGTGGACGGATCGCTCCCGCCGGGACAGTTTTCGGTCACCCCGATCTGGCACCGCGACGAACAGAAGACGACTCTTCTCGGACCGGCCCCACCCGGCGGCCAGACGACGCCGCTGGAGATGAAACCTCAGGATGAAGAGACGCGCGTGATCGCGCCTTATCGCCTGGTGGTCGAAGTCAGCACGCGAGAGGGAGGCGAGAAAACGGTGCGCGCGTTCTCGCTTCCCGTCGTGACCATCGGGCGTGGGGGAACCACGGTGGCCGTGGACCTGGAGCTTCCCGGCGATCTGGAGATCAGCCGTCGTCACGCCCGGCTCCAGCGTCAGGCGGCAAACCGGTGGATGTTGGTCGTCGAGGGCCGGAATCCCCTGACGCTCAACGGCCGGGAGATGGAGGCCGGAGAAGAAGCGGCCATCGCCCCCGGAGATGAGATCGGTATTGGCCGCTACTGTGTCCGTGTTATCGAGTTGACCTGA
- the pgsA gene encoding CDP-diacylglycerol--glycerol-3-phosphate 3-phosphatidyltransferase, producing MPNAITLLRIFIVPLLVVVLLTRVSEAWFGVSQRLLGVTIFLIAALTDWLDGYLARRWKQVSTLGVMLDPIADKLLISAALIALVDNRLAPAWAVVVIIGREFAVTGLRSLAAREGYLIAASRLGKFKMLTQVIAVALLILSMTDEGGPPVTPYAVPVFWEAPAFVGAFARVFTTGSLTAHDLRILIYSAGRGFLWLAVIFSMSSMYGYFRAFYRRARVSADESPDTLVAEAGSSQPQSLHLRKTR from the coding sequence GTGCCAAACGCCATAACGCTGCTGCGCATCTTCATCGTCCCACTGCTGGTGGTGGTGCTGCTGACGCGGGTATCGGAAGCCTGGTTTGGCGTCTCCCAGCGGCTTCTGGGGGTGACGATCTTCCTCATAGCGGCGTTGACCGATTGGCTCGACGGCTATTTGGCGCGGCGATGGAAACAGGTCTCGACTCTCGGCGTGATGCTCGATCCCATCGCCGATAAACTGCTCATCTCGGCGGCTCTGATCGCGCTGGTGGACAATCGGCTCGCCCCCGCCTGGGCCGTCGTCGTCATCATCGGCCGGGAGTTCGCCGTCACGGGATTGCGGAGCCTGGCGGCGCGTGAGGGATACCTGATTGCCGCCTCCCGGCTGGGGAAGTTCAAGATGCTCACGCAGGTTATTGCCGTCGCCCTGCTCATCCTCAGCATGACAGACGAGGGAGGCCCGCCGGTGACTCCGTACGCCGTCCCCGTTTTCTGGGAAGCTCCCGCCTTTGTGGGAGCATTCGCCCGGGTGTTCACGACCGGCTCCCTCACCGCCCATGACCTTCGCATTCTCATCTACAGCGCCGGACGTGGGTTCCTGTGGCTGGCCGTCATCTTCTCGATGAGTTCTATGTATGGATACTTCCGCGCCTTCTACCGCCGCGCCCGTGTGAGCGCGGATGAGTCGCCCGATACTCTGGTTGCCGAGGCCGGATCGTCACAGCCTCAGTCACTCCACCTGCGCAAGACTCGCTGA
- a CDS encoding sodium:solute symporter family protein gives MTGPSLTFLIVLVVYFFVILAIGVWGLRRTRTEDDFLTASRTIGPWVGGAVLAATQISAGTFVGTVGRHYATGVSWVWVWPGVWFGWLLSALLVAPKLREWGAVTIPDFLAARFESQAVRVVSALLIIFSYTILLTAQYQACGEIFQALFGLDPRVSMLILMVSTLLYTMLGGVRSSSYIDFLQTLIMVAGVMVAIPLLLYQAGGLQIVGEYLTALDHRLTGWWYSGRQILGFSLAFGLTMAAAPYEMVRFYSMRDKATVRYAIGVCILFQALIGAAVMLIGLIMRMLFPHLSSPDQASSLMALHLLSPLAGSLFLVAMISAIMSTVNSILIVTAAGVSHDLYVSLINPHASERRKLLLNRLSILLLGALPIGFALERYTDVQSLVVVQTRFIASFFFVPIVMGLNWRRGTSASALGSMIGGFLGCLLWSLWGQDRFPDIDAVEIGIAASALLYVAMSRTKTGHRAGAENGRKVEEQK, from the coding sequence ATGACCGGTCCCTCTTTGACGTTTCTCATCGTTCTGGTCGTCTATTTCTTCGTCATTCTGGCCATCGGGGTGTGGGGACTACGGCGCACGCGCACCGAGGACGATTTCCTCACTGCCAGCCGCACGATTGGTCCCTGGGTGGGTGGAGCCGTCCTGGCAGCCACGCAAATTAGTGCCGGAACGTTTGTGGGAACCGTCGGCCGCCATTATGCCACCGGCGTCAGTTGGGTCTGGGTCTGGCCCGGAGTTTGGTTCGGCTGGCTTCTGTCAGCCCTGCTGGTAGCCCCGAAGCTGCGCGAGTGGGGCGCGGTGACGATCCCCGATTTTCTGGCGGCGCGATTCGAGAGTCAGGCGGTGCGCGTCGTATCGGCGCTTTTGATCATCTTCAGCTACACGATCCTGCTCACCGCTCAGTATCAAGCCTGCGGCGAGATCTTCCAGGCCCTCTTCGGCCTCGATCCTCGCGTCTCCATGCTGATCCTGATGGTGAGCACGCTCCTCTACACGATGCTGGGCGGTGTGCGGTCAAGCTCCTACATTGATTTCCTGCAAACGCTCATCATGGTAGCCGGAGTGATGGTGGCGATTCCTCTTCTTCTCTACCAGGCCGGAGGTCTCCAGATCGTCGGGGAGTATCTGACCGCACTCGATCACCGATTGACCGGCTGGTGGTACAGCGGCCGTCAAATTCTCGGCTTCTCGCTGGCCTTCGGATTGACGATGGCGGCGGCTCCTTACGAAATGGTGCGCTTCTACTCGATGCGGGATAAAGCGACGGTGCGGTATGCCATCGGCGTGTGCATCCTCTTTCAGGCGCTCATCGGAGCAGCGGTGATGCTCATCGGTCTCATCATGCGCATGCTCTTTCCCCATCTCTCTTCCCCCGATCAGGCGAGTTCTCTCATGGCACTTCATCTGTTGTCGCCGCTGGCGGGCTCGCTCTTTCTCGTGGCGATGATCTCCGCCATCATGTCAACGGTCAACTCGATCCTCATCGTCACGGCAGCCGGAGTGTCCCATGATCTCTATGTCTCACTCATCAATCCCCACGCGTCGGAGCGGCGCAAACTCCTGCTCAATCGGCTGAGCATTCTGCTGCTCGGCGCGTTGCCCATTGGATTTGCGCTTGAGCGGTATACCGATGTGCAATCGCTCGTCGTGGTGCAAACTCGCTTCATCGCCAGCTTCTTCTTCGTCCCCATTGTAATGGGCTTGAACTGGCGACGGGGAACGTCCGCCAGCGCCCTCGGTTCGATGATTGGGGGCTTCCTGGGGTGCTTGCTCTGGAGCCTCTGGGGCCAGGATCGCTTCCCCGATATTGACGCCGTCGAAATCGGCATCGCCGCGAGCGCCCTTCTCTATGTCGCCATGAGCCGCACGAAGACGGGCCATAGAGCAGGCGCGGAGAACGGCAGAAAAGTTGAGGAACAAAAATGA
- a CDS encoding sigma-54-dependent Fis family transcriptional regulator codes for MRICQKLSAEHDLDALLDLIAREATRLIEADRASIFLLDEEKRVLWSQVALASEPIRFDARLGIAGAVALTGETIRVDDVRQDPRFYPGIDARTGYRTRNILAVPLRTTEGEIIGTFEVLNKKGGSFTPEDEELLKALAAHAAISIETARLVSQLREHRDRLLEENTRLWKEVEGKFATQNILGTDEKIQRVVRLIEQISDTTLTVLITGESGTGKELVARAIHYSSPRARGPFVALNCAALPEGLVETELFGIEKGVATGVERRAGKFEEAHGGTLFLDEIGDLSLPAQAKILRALQERVIERVGGRRPIPVDVRIVAATNKDLAKEITKGTFREDLYYRLKVIHIEMPPLREIRQDIPLLATHFLTTACREMGREPKKLSPGAIACLMSYSWPGNVRELENEMKRLAAMTWRRTITEDDLSENIRRGGKVPSPSVSSLKEAVAEIEKRMILEALQACRHNQQRAARMLGVSRQGLIKKMKRYGIR; via the coding sequence GCGGATCGGGCGAGCATTTTTCTCCTGGACGAAGAGAAGCGCGTGCTCTGGTCGCAAGTGGCGCTGGCGAGCGAACCGATTCGATTCGATGCCCGCCTGGGAATTGCCGGGGCCGTGGCCCTCACGGGAGAGACCATCAGAGTAGATGATGTCCGCCAGGACCCTCGCTTTTATCCCGGAATTGACGCCCGAACGGGCTATCGCACCCGCAACATCCTGGCCGTACCGCTGCGTACCACCGAGGGAGAGATCATCGGCACGTTCGAGGTATTGAACAAGAAGGGAGGATCTTTCACCCCGGAGGACGAGGAGCTATTGAAAGCGTTAGCTGCTCATGCGGCCATTTCCATCGAGACGGCCCGGCTGGTGAGCCAGTTGAGGGAGCATCGGGATCGTCTTCTGGAGGAGAATACGCGGTTATGGAAAGAGGTGGAGGGGAAATTCGCCACTCAGAATATCCTCGGCACGGACGAAAAGATTCAGCGCGTGGTGCGGCTCATCGAGCAAATCAGCGACACTACCCTCACCGTTTTGATTACGGGCGAAAGCGGAACAGGCAAAGAGCTGGTCGCCCGGGCGATTCACTACAGCAGCCCGCGCGCCCGTGGCCCCTTTGTGGCGTTGAACTGCGCGGCCTTGCCGGAAGGATTGGTGGAGACTGAACTCTTCGGCATCGAGAAGGGCGTGGCCACGGGTGTCGAACGACGCGCGGGAAAATTCGAGGAGGCTCATGGGGGAACACTCTTTCTCGACGAAATCGGCGACCTGAGCCTCCCGGCTCAGGCGAAGATCCTTCGCGCTCTGCAAGAGCGCGTCATCGAGCGCGTCGGAGGGCGACGCCCCATCCCCGTTGACGTGCGCATCGTGGCGGCAACGAACAAGGACCTTGCGAAGGAGATCACGAAGGGAACGTTTCGTGAGGATTTATACTATCGCTTGAAAGTGATCCATATCGAGATGCCTCCCCTGAGAGAGATCCGGCAGGACATTCCTCTCCTGGCCACCCATTTCCTCACCACCGCTTGTCGGGAGATGGGGAGGGAACCCAAAAAACTGTCGCCTGGAGCCATTGCCTGCTTGATGAGTTACTCCTGGCCGGGGAATGTCCGGGAGTTGGAGAACGAGATGAAACGACTGGCGGCCATGACCTGGCGAAGGACGATTACCGAGGATGATCTCTCGGAGAACATCCGGCGGGGAGGAAAAGTCCCGTCTCCATCCGTCAGCTCGCTGAAAGAAGCCGTTGCCGAGATCGAGAAGCGGATGATCCTGGAGGCTCTCCAGGCCTGTCGGCACAATCAACAGCGGGCGGCGCGGATGCTCGGCGTGAGTCGCCAGGGGTTGATCAAGAAGATGAAACGGTACGGCATCAGGTAG